A DNA window from Halorussus salinus contains the following coding sequences:
- a CDS encoding PQQ-dependent sugar dehydrogenase, producing MTFDSNRRRFLALAGATGAVGLAGCAGDAPSADGNATTEETDSDGTTTGTTDAESGDSLPEEVGLETLATGFEIPLDVAFAPGADRRYVADQRGRVFVNEGEGVREEPFLDLRETVTVGSETGLLGIALHPDFAQNRRVFVRYSAPPREGTPDGYSHTFVLAEFEATDDGRRAKRDSEETILEIPEPQGNHNAGSVVFGPDGLLYVGVGDGGSGGDQGTGHVEDWYDAVEGGNGQDVTENLLGSVLRIDVDGEASETPRNGGGETADGGQGGKPYAIPEENPFAGDDSAGLPEHFAWGFRNPWRMTFDRGDLLVADVGQSGYEEVSLVKRGGNYGWNVKEATHCYSADDCPDSTPEDVRGGEPLVDPVIEYPHGGEGVTGVSVIGGAVYRGSAMPDLSGVYLFADLAARGRLFAATPPESRGGNDGAGGAGGGSGDGDLWPTRVVDVADDAGKVSRVYSFGRDADGEVYVLASGDDGGGLHRVVPA from the coding sequence ATGACCTTCGACTCGAACCGACGCCGGTTCCTCGCGCTCGCGGGCGCGACCGGCGCGGTCGGACTCGCTGGCTGTGCCGGAGACGCGCCGTCGGCCGACGGGAACGCGACCACCGAGGAGACCGACTCGGACGGGACGACGACCGGGACGACGGACGCCGAGAGTGGCGACTCGCTCCCCGAGGAGGTCGGACTGGAGACGCTGGCGACCGGGTTCGAGATTCCGCTGGACGTGGCGTTCGCGCCCGGCGCCGACCGGCGCTACGTCGCCGACCAGCGGGGTCGCGTCTTCGTCAACGAGGGCGAGGGGGTGCGCGAGGAGCCCTTCCTCGACCTCCGGGAGACCGTCACCGTGGGGAGCGAGACCGGCCTGCTCGGCATCGCGCTCCACCCGGACTTCGCGCAGAACCGCCGCGTCTTCGTCCGGTACAGCGCCCCGCCGCGCGAGGGCACGCCCGACGGCTACAGCCACACCTTCGTCCTCGCGGAGTTCGAGGCGACCGACGACGGTCGCCGAGCGAAGCGCGACTCCGAGGAGACGATTCTCGAAATCCCCGAACCGCAGGGCAACCACAACGCCGGGTCGGTCGTCTTCGGTCCCGACGGTCTCCTCTACGTCGGCGTCGGCGACGGCGGGTCGGGCGGCGACCAAGGCACCGGCCACGTCGAGGACTGGTACGACGCCGTGGAGGGCGGCAACGGACAGGACGTGACCGAGAACCTGTTAGGGAGTGTCTTGCGAATCGACGTGGACGGCGAGGCGTCGGAGACGCCTCGAAACGGAGGCGGTGAAACCGCCGACGGCGGGCAGGGAGGGAAGCCCTACGCCATCCCCGAGGAGAACCCCTTCGCTGGCGACGACAGCGCGGGTCTCCCCGAACACTTCGCGTGGGGCTTCCGGAATCCGTGGCGGATGACCTTCGACCGCGGAGACCTGCTGGTCGCCGACGTGGGCCAGAGCGGTTACGAGGAGGTCTCGCTGGTCAAGCGGGGCGGCAACTACGGCTGGAACGTCAAGGAGGCGACCCACTGCTACTCCGCGGACGACTGCCCGGACAGCACGCCCGAGGACGTGCGCGGCGGGGAACCGCTCGTGGACCCCGTCATCGAGTACCCTCACGGCGGCGAGGGCGTGACCGGCGTCTCGGTCATCGGCGGGGCGGTCTACCGCGGGTCGGCGATGCCCGACCTCTCTGGGGTCTACCTCTTCGCGGACCTCGCGGCCCGCGGGCGACTGTTCGCCGCGACGCCGCCCGAGTCGCGGGGCGGTAACGACGGTGCTGGCGGTGCTGGCGGTGGGTCGGGCGACGGCGACCTCTGGCCGACCCGAGTCGTGGACGTGGCCGACGACGCCGGGAAAGTGAGTCGGGTCTACTCGTTCGGCCGGGACGCCGACGGCGAGGTGTACGTCTTAGCGAGCGGCGACGACGGCGGCGGTCTGCATCGGGTCGTCCCGGCGTAG
- a CDS encoding GNAT family N-acetyltransferase, producing MTADLRLRRYEPSDGDRVLTLEREALEAVDARPDEEGWTDDLRAVEETYIDPGGEFLVGELDGAVVAMGGLKPRDGETAEVTRMRVDPDHHRRGFGEAVLVELEAAAARLGYGELVLETTARQRAAQGLYEKHGYERTDARERGRFEVLTYRKSLDDASP from the coding sequence GTGACGGCGGACCTCCGACTGCGGCGCTACGAACCGAGCGACGGCGACCGCGTGCTGACCTTAGAGCGCGAGGCCCTCGAAGCGGTGGACGCGAGACCCGACGAGGAGGGCTGGACCGACGACCTGCGGGCGGTCGAGGAGACCTACATCGACCCCGGCGGGGAGTTTCTGGTCGGCGAACTCGACGGCGCGGTCGTCGCGATGGGCGGCCTGAAACCCCGCGACGGCGAGACGGCCGAGGTGACTCGGATGCGGGTAGACCCCGACCACCACCGCCGAGGGTTCGGCGAGGCCGTGCTGGTCGAACTCGAAGCGGCCGCCGCGAGACTCGGCTACGGCGAACTCGTCCTCGAAACGACCGCCCGCCAGCGGGCCGCGCAGGGTCTCTACGAGAAACACGGCTACGAGCGGACCGACGCCCGCGAGCGCGGCCGGTTCGAGGTCCTCACCTACCGCAAGTCGCTCGACGACGCGTCCCCCTGA
- the hisB gene encoding imidazoleglycerol-phosphate dehydratase HisB, translating into MSDRTAAVTRETAETDIDVTLDVDGDGDATVETGVGFFDHMLESFAKHGLFDLTVRCDGDLDIDDHHTVEDVAITLGDAFEEALGDKRGIERFADRKVPLDEAVAGVVVDVSGRPLFEFDGEFSQSSVGEMTSHMAKHFTRSLAMNAGLTLHVAISGENAHHEIEAMFKSLARALDDATRIDERRSDVASTKGQL; encoded by the coding sequence ATGAGCGACCGAACCGCCGCGGTGACCCGCGAGACCGCGGAGACCGACATCGACGTGACCCTCGACGTGGACGGCGACGGCGACGCCACCGTCGAGACCGGCGTGGGCTTTTTCGACCACATGCTCGAAAGCTTCGCCAAGCACGGCCTGTTCGACCTGACGGTGCGCTGTGACGGCGACCTCGACATCGACGACCACCACACCGTCGAGGACGTGGCCATCACGTTGGGCGACGCCTTCGAGGAGGCCCTCGGCGACAAGCGCGGCATCGAGCGATTCGCCGACCGAAAGGTCCCGCTGGACGAGGCGGTCGCGGGCGTCGTCGTGGACGTGAGCGGGCGACCCCTCTTCGAGTTCGACGGCGAGTTCTCCCAGTCCAGCGTCGGCGAGATGACGAGTCACATGGCCAAGCACTTCACCCGCTCGCTGGCCATGAACGCGGGCCTGACCCTGCACGTCGCTATCTCGGGCGAGAACGCCCACCACGAAATCGAGGCGATGTTCAAGTCGCTCGCGCGGGCGCTGGACGACGCGACGAGGATAGACGAACGCCGGAGCGACGTGGCGAGTACAAAGGGACAGTTGTAA
- a CDS encoding ACT domain-containing protein has protein sequence MFDEIMQKFEGSPSQQAVIRLLLERGFSVNDEGRVVSGSIEIPNTQIAREIDVDRRVVDSTTDAILEDEELRRIFQNISSIPSLMDLAPVLDLHVLTVDVSDADRPGIVATITTLLADDGISIRQTVSEDPEFTDDPRLYLVTDEEVPGDLLNELKRLDFVRKIELQ, from the coding sequence ATGTTCGACGAGATTATGCAGAAGTTCGAGGGCAGTCCCTCCCAACAGGCGGTCATCCGACTGCTCCTCGAACGGGGCTTCTCGGTCAACGACGAGGGGCGGGTCGTCTCCGGGAGCATCGAGATTCCCAACACCCAAATCGCCCGCGAAATCGACGTAGACCGGCGCGTCGTGGACTCCACGACCGACGCCATCCTCGAAGACGAGGAGTTGCGCCGCATCTTCCAGAACATCTCCTCGATTCCGAGCCTGATGGACCTCGCGCCCGTCCTCGATTTGCACGTCCTGACCGTGGACGTGTCCGACGCCGACCGGCCCGGCATCGTGGCGACCATCACGACCCTGCTGGCCGACGACGGCATCTCCATCCGCCAGACCGTCAGCGAGGACCCCGAGTTCACCGACGACCCGCGCCTCTATCTGGTGACCGACGAGGAGGTCCCCGGCGACCTGCTGAACGAACTGAAGCGCCTCGACTTCGTGCGGAAAATAGAACTCCAGTGA
- the hisA gene encoding 1-(5-phosphoribosyl)-5-[(5-phosphoribosylamino)methylideneamino]imidazole-4-carboxamide isomerase, with amino-acid sequence MTHFPEFEVVPAVDMQDGEVVQLVAGERGTETTYGDPVAAAEQWVERGAETLHLVDLDGAFEGERGNAPAVEAVLDAVGEGVDVQLGGGIRTVEDATDLLGRGVDRVILGTAAVENPEIVAEISAEYPGSVTVSLDAKDGEVVVSGWTEGTGLDPAEAAARYEELGAGAILFTDVDVEGQLAGVQTDRVREVVEAVDIPVVASGGVATLDDVRALRDAGAAAVVVGTALYEGEFTLEEAKSI; translated from the coding sequence ATGACACACTTCCCGGAGTTCGAAGTCGTGCCCGCGGTGGACATGCAGGACGGCGAGGTCGTCCAGTTGGTCGCTGGCGAGCGCGGCACCGAGACGACCTACGGCGACCCCGTGGCGGCCGCCGAGCAGTGGGTCGAGCGTGGTGCCGAGACCCTGCACCTCGTGGACTTGGACGGCGCGTTCGAGGGCGAGCGCGGGAACGCCCCGGCGGTCGAGGCGGTCCTTGACGCGGTGGGCGAGGGCGTGGACGTGCAGTTGGGCGGGGGCATCCGGACCGTCGAGGACGCGACCGACCTCCTCGGTCGCGGCGTGGACCGCGTAATTTTGGGCACCGCGGCGGTCGAGAACCCCGAAATCGTCGCGGAGATATCGGCGGAGTACCCCGGTTCGGTCACGGTGAGCCTCGACGCGAAGGACGGCGAGGTCGTCGTCTCGGGGTGGACCGAGGGCACGGGACTCGACCCCGCCGAGGCCGCGGCGCGCTACGAAGAACTGGGCGCTGGCGCGATTCTGTTCACCGACGTGGACGTGGAGGGCCAACTCGCTGGCGTCCAGACCGACCGCGTGCGCGAGGTGGTCGAAGCGGTCGATATCCCGGTCGTGGCGTCCGGCGGCGTCGCCACACTGGACGACGTGCGGGCGCTCCGCGACGCGGGGGCCGCCGCCGTCGTCGTCGGAACCGCGCTCTACGAGGGCGAGTTCACGCTCGAAGAAGCGAAGTCGATTTGA